A genomic segment from Drosophila miranda strain MSH22 chromosome 3, D.miranda_PacBio2.1, whole genome shotgun sequence encodes:
- the LOC108158023 gene encoding seminase: MRCLSSGDLSLLTVLQLLLLWRVSSQGIQPRIVGGTTTTLSAVGGYVVNLRYDGTFYCGGSLVSRMYVVTAAHCVSGYQASRMTVQGGVSKLSQTGVIRRVARTFVPSTYSSSRLNMDVAVLRLQSSMTGNNIATIPLCSVQWSPGDYMRVSGWGTTQSSSSQPSNQLRTVQIQLIRKTVCQRAYQSQDTLYASTFCARSSGKDSCTGDSGGGVIYRNQLCGIVSWGLGCANANYPGVYTSIHRARSFIVSSMNK; encoded by the coding sequence ATGAGGTGCCTTTCGTCTGGAGATCTTTCTCTTCTCACTGTCCtgcagctgctcctcctgTGGAGAGTGAGCAGCCAGGGTATCCAGCCTCGCATCGTGGGAGGCACCACCACAACCCTGTCGGCGGTGGGTGGTTATGTGGTCAACCTGCGCTATGATGGGACCTTCTACTGCGGCGGTTCCCTGGTGAGCAGGATGTACGTGGTGACGGCGGCCCACTGCGTCAGTGGCTACCAGGCGAGCCGCATGACGGTTCAGGGCGGAGTGAGCAAGCTCTCCCAGACGGGGGTAATACGACGCGTGGCCAGGACCTTTGTGCCCAGCACGTACAGCAGCTCGCGGCTGAATATGGACGTGGCCGTTTTACGGCTGCAGAGCTCCATGACGGGCAACAACATCGCGACGATCCCGCTCTGCTCGGTGCAGTGGAGTCCCGGAGACTACATGCGGGTCTCCGGCTGGGGAACCACGCAATCCAGTAGCTCCCAACCCTCCAACCAGCTTCGCACAGTGCAGATCCAGCTCATCCGGAAGACCGTCTGCCAGCGGGCGTATCAGTCCCAGGACACGCTGTATGCCTCCACCTTCTGCGCCCGCTCCTCGGGCAAGGACAGCTGCACAGGCGACTCGGGGGGAGGTGTGATCTACAGGAATCAGCTCTGTGGCATCGTCTCCTGGGGCCTAGGCTGCGCCAACGCCAACTATCCTGGCGTCTACACGAGCATCCATCGGGCGCGCAGCTTCATCGTCAGCTCGATGAACAAGTGA